TTTAAAATTATCCCATCATAGCTAAAGCCTAATTCTTGGAGTTTATTTATGAGCTCTCCTTCTACATTAGACTGGTAGTGAGATAGTTCAACATCAGTATATTTAAACTGTAGTTCAGAGAAATACTCCTGAAACGATTTTGAACCATATATCTCAGGTTCTCGAGTTCCTAGAAGGTTTAGGTTAGGACCGTTTATGATGGCTATTTTCATGTTATAAATATACATATAAAAAAAATCGGGTGAAGTACCCGATTTTATATTGTGTGTAATTTAGTCTAGAACCCGAAATGCAATCCAGCTCGAGCATGAACATAACCCGCATCTAATACCACGTACTTAACTTCGGCAAAAACACTCACGTTGTCAACAATAGTGTAGCGATAGCCCGTACCTAGGTTAATACCAAATTCAGAATCTGTAACAGTACTTTCTCCCGTCACAAGTCCGCCCCCTAACCCTAAGTTTTTAACAGTAAGCGACAGATATTCTCCACCAGCCAATGCATATAGATTATCTACCACGTAATATCTTCCATTTAAGTCAAGAGCAAGCCATTTATCTCTAATACCTCCATCTTCTGTAGCTGCAAAAGT
This Rasiella rasia DNA region includes the following protein-coding sequences:
- the aroQ gene encoding type II 3-dehydroquinate dehydratase, encoding MKIAIINGPNLNLLGTREPEIYGSKSFQEYFSELQFKYTDVELSHYQSNVEGELINKLQELGFSYDGIILNAAAYTHTSVGIGDAVKAIETPVVEVHISNTFSREEVRHQSYISPNAVGVIMGFGLRSYDLALQYFM
- a CDS encoding outer membrane protein, producing MKKFLFIATLALSTYAMQAQGFGAGIHAGYLTEIDAVGAGADLNYDFNEKWGIAFNGTFAATEDGGIRDKWLALDLNGRYYVVDNLYALAGGEYLSLTVKNLGLGGGLVTGESTVTDSEFGINLGTGYRYTIVDNVSVFAEVKYVVLDAGYVHARAGLHFGF